The following proteins are encoded in a genomic region of Primulina huaijiensis isolate GDHJ02 chromosome 3, ASM1229523v2, whole genome shotgun sequence:
- the LOC140974630 gene encoding uncharacterized protein — protein sequence METQHLTWSNYEVFPKEKYEDVFPFPTQLPPLDFSGRFTATDFENELIIQEDSIDGVPLLGMLLSDNFYPSLDPVPYNPANIIQVGDADDFLCDSGASVIYDETGEVVHIEDQAVELSNYRKICTVHDQEEVEKKELMKSWTPEVPVKNSSGSKVLTRQMISEYFYMPITQAAKELNVGLTLLKKRCRELGIQRWPHRKLMSLQTLIKNVLELGKDGGEVKLRDAIAILEQEKKLMEEIPDLQLEDKTKRLRQVCFKANYKKRRLAGRSVADSSSKSFDNPSNSDQNTPSSGFHTLVDADEEELEYLLSDYISCNSGDFMLF from the exons ATGGAAACGCAGCACTTGACATGGTCAAATTATGAAGTCTTTCCcaaagaaaaatatgaggatgtTTTTCCATTTCCAACCCAACTACCTCCACTTGATTTCAG TGGACGTTTCACTGCTACGGACTTTGAGAATGAACTTATAATTCAGGAAGATTCCATTGATGGTGTTCCTTTATTAGGGATGCTTCTGAGTGACAATTTTTATCCATCTTTAGATCCTGTGCCATACAACCCTGCTAATATCATTCAAG TCGGTGATGCAGATGATTTCTTGTGCGATTCTGGCGCATCTGTAATTTATGACGAAACTGGCGAGGTAGTTCATATTGAAGACCAAGCAGTAGAATTAAGTAACTACAGAAAAATATGTACCGTCCATGACCAGGAGGAAGTAGAAAAGAAGGAACTAATGAAAAGTTGGACGCCAGAGGTGCCGGTGAAAAATAGTTCGGGTTCTAAAGTTTTGACAAGACAAATGATCAGCGAGTATTTTTACATGCCCATCACACAAGCAGCTAAGGAACTCAATGTTGGATTGACCCTTTTGAAAAAAAGGTGTAGGGAGTTGGGAATTCAGAGATGGCCGCATCGAAAACTCATGAGTCTTCAAACCCTAATAAAAAATGTTCTG GAATTGGGTAAAGATGGAGGAGAAGTGAAGCTGAGAGACGCCATTGCGATTTTAGAGCAAGAAAAGAAATTGATGGAAGAGATTCCTGATTTGCAGTTGGAGGACAAAACCAAGAGACTAAGACAAgtatgtttcaaagcaaattATAAGAAGAGAAGACTAGCTGGAAGAAGTGTGGCTGATTCATCTTCGAAATCCTTTGACAACCCTTCAAATTCTGATCAAAACACACCTAGCTCTGGCTTCCATACTCTCGTGGATGCCGACGAGGAAGAGTTGGAGTATTTGCTTTCCGATTACATTTCTTGTAACTCAGGTGATTTCATGTTGTTCTAA
- the LOC140972894 gene encoding pentatricopeptide repeat-containing protein At3g47530: MRRIYSFHCSQLYFGYPLSRSFIGAAAALDRHNESLSTTSSAAQHQLHDEKTTISLIKSCTKKSHLLQLHSYLLRTSYFYNTRIFLSFLSRFGTPPLRDLSYSHRIFCEFPDPSVSLYNTMIKAYSVTSVSAQKGLVLYQELLSLGIYANALSATVAVKCCVKIGSLSNGLQIHARIWKDGYKSDGLLLTTLVDFYSCLGKGGDARKLFDEMTRKDTVAWNVLISCYTRNGRTQDALGLFDLMRNSSECQPDNVTCLLVLQACASLNALEFGEKVHNYATEHSLHNEINICNSLIAMYSRCGCVEKAYDVFKKMVSKDVVTWSSMISGLASNGYGRDAIAAFEEMQRAGVFPGDQTFTGLLSACSHSGLVNEGRKIFHCMSRDFGVLPNIHHYGCMVDLLGRAGLLEEAFNLIISMRIKPDAAMWRTLLGACRIHRQIELGERAIEHLVELKAQESGDYILLLNIYSSVGMWEKVVEVRKLMKDRGVQTTPACSTIELRGHVHEFVADDVLHPRKKEIYEMMREINQQLRIAGYVAEVNSELHDMGAAEKENALSYHSEKLAIAFGVLSTPPGTTLRVAKDLRICLDCHNFAKLLSAVYNRKVIIRDRNRFHHFHGGHCSCNNYW; encoded by the coding sequence ATGAGAAGAATCTACTCGTTTCATTGCTCACAATTGTACTTTGGCTACCCTTTATCTCGATCTTTCATCGGAGCCGCCGCAGCACTTGATCGCCACAACGAGTCGCTCTCGACCACCTCCTCAGCAGCTCAACACCAACTCCATGATGAAAAGACGACGATTTCCCTCATAAAATCATGCACTAAAAAATCCCATTTGCTCCAGCTCCACTCTTATCTCCTCCGCACCTCTTATTTCTACAACACCCGCATTTTCCTCTCCTTTCTCTCTCGATTCGGGACCCCTCCGTTGCGTGATTTATCCTACTCTCACAGAATATTTTGCGAGTTTCCTGATCCCAGCGTTTCTTTGTATAATACCATGATCAAGGCTTATTCGGTAACTAGTGTTTCAGCTCAAAAAGGACTTGTGTTATACCAAGAATTACTTTCTTTAGGCATTTATGCCAACGCTTTGTCAGCGACAGTTGCCGTGAAATGTTGTGTAAAGATCGGGTCTTTGTCTAATGGGTTGCAGATTCATGCAAGGATTTGGAAAGATGGTTATAAATCTGATGGCCTTTTACTGACTACATTGGTGGATTTTTACTCGTGTTTAGGTAAAGGTGGTGATGCCCGTAAattgtttgatgaaatgactCGTAAAGATACCGTTGCTTGGAATGTATTGATTTCTTGCTATACTCGTAACGGGCGAACACAAGATGCCTTGGGTTTGTTTGATCTGATGAGAAATTCATCCGAATGCCAACCAGACAATGTCACCTGTTTGCTTGTCCTTCAAGCTTGTGCAAGCTTGAATGCACTAGAATTCGGTGAAAAAGTCCATAACTATGCTACGGAACACAGTCTtcacaatgaaataaatatttgcAATTCTCTTATAGCCATGTATTCGCGTTGTGGATGCGTGGAAAAAGCGTACGACGTGTTTAAGAAGATGGTAAGTAAAGATGTGGTCACCTGGAGTTCGATGATTTCAGGTTTAGCGAGTAACGGGTATGGCAGAGATGCGATTGCAGCTTTCGAAGAGATGCAAAGAGCAGGTGTTTTCCCCGGTGATCAGACATTTACCGGGTTATTATCAGCTTGTAGCCACTCGGGTTTAGTCAATGAGGGTCGGAAGATTTTCCATTGTATGAGTCGAGATTTTGGAGTTCTTCCGAACATTCACCATTATGGGTGTATGGTAGATCTTTTGGGTCGTGCTGGTCTACTTGAGGAGGCATTCAATCTCATCATTTCAATGAGGATCAAGCCCGATGCAGCAATGTGGAGAACATTGCTAGGAGCGTGTAGAATCCACCGCCAAATTGAACTTGGAGAACGAGCCATCGAGCATTTGGTTGAGCTCAAAGCTCAAGAATCAGGGGACTATATCTTATTGTTGAATATTTATTCTTCCGTAGGTATGTGGGAAAAGGTTGTGGAAGTGAGGAAATTGATGAAAGATAGAGGTGTTCAAACGACGCCGGCTTGTAGCACAATCGAGTTAAGAGGGCACGTTCATGAATTTGTTGCAGATGATGTTTTACATCCAAGAAAGAAGGAAATATATGAAATGATGCGGGAAATAAACCAGCAGCTTAGGATTGCTGGTTATGTCGCTGAAGTAAATTCGGAGTTGCACGACATGGGAGCAGCAGAGAAGGAGAATGCACTTTCTTACCATAGTGAGAAGTTGGCTATCGCTTTTGGGGTTCTTTCAACCCCACCTGGTACGACGTTGAGGGTTGCAAAAGATCTTCGTATATGTCTAGATTGCCATAATTTTGCGAAACTTCTGTCCGCAGTGTACAACCGGAAAGTGATTATCAGAGATCGGAATCGGTTTCATCATTTCCACGGGGGACACTGCTCCTGTAACAATTACTGGTGA
- the LOC140972901 gene encoding malate dehydrogenase, chloroplastic-like, protein MTSSATTFSIGSTAAAGSKVGPYSQLKASSAKSKLENQLISFNGLKAATSIRHDSKSLSTGSESAAALKHSYVKKAQKHNKRTHYHVKPHASYKVAVLGAAGGIGQPLALLIKMSPLVSQLNLYDIANVKGVAADLSHCNTPSVVTDFTGESNLPNSLKGSNVVVVPAGVPRKPGMTLDDLFNINANIVKTLVEAVADNCPNALIHIISNPINSTVPIAAEVLKEKGVYDPKKLFGVTTLDVVRANTIVAQRKNLRLIDVDIPVIGGHAGVTILPLLSKTKPSVAFNDEEVQELTLRIQNAGTEVVEAKAGAGSATLSMAYAAARFVESSLRGLDGDGDVYECAYVQSDLTELPFFASRIKLGRNGVEAFVPSILQGLTEYEQKALEALKPELKASIEKGVAFARKQPVAV, encoded by the coding sequence ATGACATCATCAGCAACCACCTTTTCAATTGGCTCCACCGCAGCTGCTGGCTCCAAAGTTGGCCCCTATTCACAACTAAAGGCGTCGAGTGCCAAGTCGAAACTTGAAAACCAACTTATTAGTTTCAATGGCCTCAAAGCAGCAACCTCCATAAGACATGACTCGAAGTCCTTGTCTACGGGCAGCGAGAGCGCTGCAGCTCTGAAGCACTCTTACGTCAAAAAAGCCCAAAAGCATAACAAGAGAACACACTATCATGTTAAACCTCATGCTTCCTACAAGGTAGCTGTTCTTGGAGCTGCTGGTGGTATAGGCCAGCCGCTAGCACTTTTGATCAAAATGTCACCACTAGTTTCTCAACTAAACCTTTATGATATAGCAAACGTGAAGGGAGTTGCAGCTGATCTGAGTCACTGCAACACACCTTCGGTGGTTACAGATTTTACTGGAGAATCCAATCTTCCCAATAGTTTGAAGGGTTCTAATGTCGTTGTCGTACCTGCTGGTGTTCCAAGAAAGCCCGGTATGACCCTAGATGACCTCTTTAACATAAATGCCAACATAGTGAAAACATTAGTCGAGGCTGTTGCGGATAATTGCCCCAATGCCTTGATTCACATCATAAGCAATCCAATCAATTCGACAGTTCCAATTGCTGCCGAGGTCTTGAAAGAGAAGGGGGTATATGATCCCAAGAAGCTCTTCGGTGTTACCACTCTTGATGTAGTTCGAGCGAATACTATTGTCGCTCAAAGAAAAAACTTGAGGCTTATTGATGTTGATATACCGGTTATTGGTGGCCATGCAGGAGTTACTATCCTCCCCTTGTTGTCAAAGACCAAACCGTCTGTCGCTTTTAATGACGAAGAAGTGCAAGAACTGACTCTGAGGATTCAAAATGCTGGCACAGAAGTTGTCGAGGCCAAGGCTGGAGCAGGATCAGCTACTCTTTCAATGGCATATGCCGCAGCTCGGTTTGTTGAGTCGTCCCTTCGAGGTCTGGATGGCGATGGTGATGTTTACGAATGTGCTTATGTCCAGTCTGATCTTACAGAGCTGCCTTTCTTTGCCTCAAGAATTAAGCTTGGAAGAAATGGAGTTGAGGCTTTCGTTCCATCTATCCTTCAAGGATTAACCGAGTACGAACAGAAGGCATTGGAAGCTCTAAAGCCAGAATTGAAGGCGAGCATTGAGAAAGGCGTAGCATTTGCTCGGAAGCAGCCTGTGgctgtttaa
- the LOC140972896 gene encoding geranylgeranyl diphosphate reductase, chloroplastic: protein MASITLKFFVGLRHSTALDSHSAAVATSPAVLSHRRNVLRIKASKSSPRVAGRNLRVAVVGGGPAGGSAAETLAKGGVETVLFERKLDNCKPCGGAIPLCMVGEFDLPLDIIDRRVTKMKMISPSNVAVDIGRTLKPHEYIGMVRREVLDSYLRDRAAAAGATVVNGLFLKMDLPKQKNAPYVMHYTDYNSKAGGAGEKKTIEVDAVIGADGANSRVAKGIGAGDYEYAIAFQERIKIPDSKMKYYEDLAEMYVGDDVSPDFYGWVFPKCDHVAVGTGTVTHKGDIKKFQTATRIRAQDKIEGGKIIRVEAHPIPEHPRPRRVLERVALVGDAAGYVTKCSGEGIYFAAKSGRMCAEAIVEGSENGKRMIDESDLRVYLEKWDKTYWPTYKVLDVLQKLFYRSNPAREAFVEMCADEYVQKMTFDSYLYKKVVPGNPLDDLKLAVNTIGSLVRANALKKEMEKLSV from the coding sequence ATGGCTTCTATCACCCTCAAATTCTTCGTTGGACTCCGCCACTCCACGGCGTTGGACAGCCATTCCGCAGCGGTTGCTACCAGTCCTGCTGTTCTATCCCACCGCCGCAACGTACTCCGTATAAAGGCCTCAAAATCTAGTCCAAGAGTCGCTGGCCGCAACCTCAGAGTGGCTGTTGTAGGCGGTGGTCCAGCTGGTGGTTCTGCGGCGGAGACGCTTGCGAAGGGTGGCGTTGAGACTGTCCTCTTTGAACGCAAGCTTGACAACTGTAAGCCATGTGGGGGTGCTATCCCGCTATGCATGGTGGGAGAATTCGACCTCCCGTTGGATATCATTGATCGGAGAGTGACAAAGATGAAAATGATCTCACCATCGAATGTGGCGGTCGATATCGGGCGAACGCTCAAGCCCCACGAGTACATCGGAATGGTCCGTCGTGAAGTGCTCGATTCCTACCTGCGCGACCGCGCTGCGGCCGCTGGTGCCACGGTTGTCAACGGGCTTTTCTTGAAAATGGACCTTCCTAAACAGAAAAACGCCCCTTACGTCATGCACTACACCGATTACAACTCTAAAGCCGGTGGTGCTGGGGAGAAGAAAACGATCGAAGTCGATGCTGTCATAGGTGCAGATGGCGCCAACTCCCGCGTAGCGAAGGGCATAGGCGCCGGCGACTACGAATACGCCATCGCATTCCAAGAGCGCATCAAAATCCCCGATTCCAAAATGAAGTATTACGAGGATCTAGCGGAAATGTACGTCGGGGACGATGTTTCCCCGGACTTTTACGGTTGGGTTTTCCCCAAATGCGACCACGTAGCCGTGGGCACTGGCACCGTAACTCACAAAGGAGACATCAAGAAATTCCAAACCGCAACCAGAATCCGAGCGCAAGACAAAATCGAAGGGGGCAAAATCATCCGGGTCGAGGCGCACCCAATCCCAGAACACCCAAGACCCCGAAGAGTCCTCGAACGGGTAGCACTAGTCGGCGACGCAGCCGGATACGTGACAAAATGCTCCGGCGAAGGGATATACTTCGCAGCAAAAAGCGGACGAATGTGCGCTGAAGCCATTGTTGAAGGATCCGAAAACGGGAAGCGAATGATCGATGAAAGTGATCTGCGAGTCTACTTGGAGAAATGGGACAAGACTTACTGGCCGACATACAAGGTTTTGGATGTGCTGCAGAAGTTATTTTACCGATCGAATCCAGCAAGGGAAGCTTTTGTAGAGATGTGTGCCGACGAATATGTGCAGAAAATGACATTTGACAGCTATTTGTACAAGAAAGTTGTGCCTGGGAACCCATTGGATGATTTGAAATTAGCTGTGAACACCATCGGAAGTTTGGTGAGGGCgaatgctttgaagaaggagaTGGAGAAGCTGAGTGTCTAA